TCTTGACTTTGTTTCGAGCATATGATTATGAATTTATGACTGAATGCAAAGTCACCAACAGGTGTTTTTTACATACCTAGTTCTGCTGCGGCCATTCTTATATAAATATCTTGCCCGTTTTCGGAATAGTATCTTATATCAATCAGACCGCCGTACCACAGCAAGCACCCAGTTCCTCCATCCCGAATATCCAAATTTGTATAAGCCGTGCAGGAGCAGTTCTTCATGCACACCATCTGGCATTCCTTGAGGTTCATACTTCTGTTAAACCAGGATTGTTCTGTGCTAGGCAATTTCAAACCCGAGTACTTTTGGAACACGTCTCCGGTGCAATTTAGAGAAGTCTTTCTCACACAACCATCAGACCAATCTACCAAATCCCATTCTTTCGGAAACTTTGGTGTAAATCCTTTCAAACAGCTACAAACCGGGGACTTTTCAATGTTACATGCACCATATACACCACAGAATGCATAGTTGTCACAGTTATCAATCTGGGCTGTTAGGTAAAGAAACCAATCTTTGGTTCTATCAATCCATGTGTAGCGCTGCACAAGTCCATCTGAAGTTAACACCACCCTCGAAAAGATTGAGCTGTTGTGAAGCTTGTAACTGTAGTACATTTTATCCggctcagaaacaaaaccgtatgTGTATATTGGGTTTGGATTTAAATGAGGCGTTCCACTGAACCGGACTCCATTCCATGGTCCAGTCCGAAATTTTATGACCGAACCGTTGCTCACAAATATTTCTTGATATCCTTTGGGACCAAGTTGATATGTATAATTGCCTTGAGAAGGATCCTGAGGACTTTTCCATGATCTAAGATGGCAATTGAAGCCTGTAACTGTGTTCCTACCAATCTCCATTCCTGGTAAGAATGTATCGCCAGGGTAATCAAAACTTTGCCACAGAAAGTTCTCAGAGTCATCATCACTACTATCTATCACGACAAGATTACCCGAATCCAAAAGGCGTGCCACTGGATTCTGTGCAGTTCTCGATGTGTTGGAGGACCAAACTGTGCTCATGTTGTGGTTGAGGACAAGAATTCCGGGGCTGGTGACCTTCAAAACGCCGGACAAATCAGCGAGGGGCTTGTCTCTGTTGGCAATCCATACAATGGTTGTAACAGATATCTGCTTGTACCATATCGCCACGTACCGTCTATTAGAAGCATCAGGATACTTGTAAAATCCTAGCTCAAACGTACCGCCAGTGGAAACTACAGTCTCACCGTCTCTAATGGACTGAAATGTACTTGTGGCGTCATCAGCTGTGGAGAATACTGCTGCGACGATGAGCAGCAAAGAAGAGTAGAAAAGAAGCAAGCACATCTTAGCCGAAGCTTTTGACGGATTTTTCGTAATGTGATTTGAATGTTTGTCTGTCATTTGGACACCTTATTGAAATAACATTGATACCATTTCGTGCAAGCAACCAATCATTTTCAAGTTCAAAATTGTTGAATAGTCGGGTGCGTGGGAAGACAAATTGTTCTCCAAAGTGTGAAACTGAGAAAGTTGTCTTCAATCCGAAGTAGACTTCGCATTCAGTTAAGAATGATGTTGTCGTAGCCGGATATTTCACTATGACAACTAAGACGTTTTCATCCAGTAGAAAATATCCGAATTAATATGTGGTCATATACAGTTCCCTCGGCTCAAAGGAAACTTAAATGTCTGATTGGTGTACTCTTTCGCATTAGTCTTGTATTCGATAtcgttttctttccttttcaatTCTTGTAATTCAAGATTAATCCCAATCTAGAAAGTTTGAATAAGAGCGTCTTCGGTGGGCGATAATATTCCCTATAACTGGTTGTATGCTCATTGTGTCTATCTCCCAAATCacgttaatttttttcatttcaaagtCAATATGTTACACATGTAATGGATTAATTTGGTACCCTGTCATTTTCTCTAGTTATATTTTGGCGGGACTTGTTCAGAATGATTCCAGGACGACTGACTTCTATTTCTTATGCCGCTGTATCTACCATTCCCTGCGGATTTTCTTGGTTGCTGATTCTTGGTTGCTGATTAAGTTgtgcacaaaagaaaaaaaccattAGCTCATACCATACTGCAGTAAACATTAGGAAATACAGTGAACAATCTGTTGAATCCAAATCACAGTAATTCGAATGTACTATCtactcaaattgaattcctcTCCAATCGAGTCGCCGTTGATATCAGAGCAAAGCATATGTAAAGCAAGAAAATGTATAAGCAGGATTACCCGAGAAATATCTGATCAACTTAACTCACTTCAATAGACATCAGATCAAGTTATGATGAAATAAACAGCAACATGAAATATGAACTATCGAGCCTCGAGTAGGGTAAATGTGTCTTCATTAGCTGAAAAAGTTGTAACCTTGTTTGCACAAGGATCGACTTTGTTGTCATCTAGATCCCTTTCACTATAAAAACCAGGTTTTTCAAGTTCAGGCAATGCACTTTCACCACTCAACATCAGAACTGCAGCTGGCATGCTTGGCATTTATGCCGGATTTCACTGCACGCATAAAAGACCCACATGGATTGACCGCAAAACTTCATGTGGATTACTGGAGTCTCCTACTCATGTATCGAGCATTTCAATGGACTTGCCTTCTGTGTATAAATTCCATGCCTAAAAGATCACAACCACCAATCGTACTGAATAAATAGAAGTATAGAGAATCaagtaaaaacaaataataatgcTAGACAAACCACATTTTAGATCTTAAGTGGAATCGAATCCATTTTTTACATGAATTGTCGTCACCAGTTGTTAATAGAGAAGTCACTGTCACAGTAGTACTTCATTAGCTGATGCAGTCAGAATATAGTCCCTCTAGTATTATTCGACGAAAAATGATCAACTTGACGGCTGACACTTACATGTCCATGCAGGTTGAGGCTGTGGTCTGGATGAGAAAATCCTCCGTTTCTTTTCCCTTCACTATCTCAAGCACCATAACACCAAAGCTATACATGTCAGATTTTATCAAGTAGAACCCATCGATCGCATATTCTGGGGACATGTAACCACTGCAAAACAATGTGTCAAAACCTACACTTTACAAGCAAGGTATATAGAATGTCTGATTGTACTTTTACATTTCTTACTATGTTCCAACCACTTTATTTGTCGCTGCTGTAGTTTCATTTCCTCCAAAACTTCTTGCCAGGCCAAAGTCTGAAATTTTGGGGTTAAATTCACCGTCTAATAGAATGTTGCCGGCTTTGAGATCTTGATGAATTACTCAGAGTCTagaatcttgatgaagatagagGAGCTCCTGAGCAATCCCATCAATAATGTCAAAACGCTTAGGCCAATCTATAAGATGCAGCATCCTAGAAGCCTCACTAGATTCCAGCGCTGAAGTTTGGCAATATGTGTAACCTCATTCTTTAACCGGTTGAGTCCTTGCCTCGAATGTTTCGATAGACTTTTCACAGCTATTTCTTGTCCATCCATCAGTGTACCCTGAAATTCATCAGCACGTATCATGATCAAAATTCATACTACTAGCTAACTGTATCTGTTACTCCTCCTAAAGTGACATGCTCAAATGTCAAGCTAATTGTCGTGCGGACTGTGATTTCACCTTATAGACAGATCCAAAGCCACCTTCCTCAACTTTATTGTGGTTTGAAAAATCATTGGTAGCACAAATCACAGTGCCCAAGTCAAATAATGGTAACTCCAGATCTTCCCTTTGGTCCGATCTCGGTTTTCCTGCAAAGCACATAGTGAAGTAAATCGTGTACCATGGAACTGAACTTAGAAAACGGAGGGGTAGAAGAGTAGAAACTCAAATAGCTTACCATCTTGTTGGTGCTTCTTCTTCTGAAAACGTAAGAGGAGGGCTAGGCCCAGGATTAAAAGTCCAGCAGACAACACAGTACTGGTTACTACGATTCTCGTTTTCTTCACTTTGGATTTTGCATTGTCTGCTTGAAGTGGTAATGAAGTatttgaaagaagaaaattaataaGGAATTATAAAGAAGAATAAACACCACCATACCTGGTTCAGATGCAGCCAATCTTATGTATATATCTTGCCCATTTCCATTGAAAGTTCTTGAGCAGCCACTTCCTCCTGCCCTGATATCCAAATTTGCAAAAGCTGTGCAGGAGCAGTTTTCAGTGGAGTCATTCTCATACAGGCATATGTTGCACCCCGAAAGGCCcatttttgttgaaaatttgGTCTAAATCCTTCCAAGCAACCACATAGCGGGGAGTTATCAATATTACACGCACCATTTGGCCCACATATTCCATAGTTGTCACATGTATCAGCCGGTGTTCCTAGTAAAACTTCCCAAACTTGGGCTCTATTAATCCAGTTGTAGCTCCTCACACTCTCGTCTTGTGTCAACACGGGAAATGCCCAATTCTCAAATAAAATTGCTTAAAGTTCTGCAAAATGAAGACTACATGTTACAGCATCGACCAGAAACACTCGTCCAAACACTAAACCAACCTTGCAACCATATTTCTTCCAAGTATATTGTCCAAACGGGGTAGTCTTTGCTCATACAGAAGATTGAAAATCCTTAAACACACTCGATGCAGCGACGAACGATTACTGTCTCCATTAAGATTTATGCAACTGTTAAAATGTTGGGATTGTTTCAAAAATTGCATTACTTTTCTCCGCAATTTACAAACAAGCAAATCATAAGTGACAAGAGCCCATAAGACCAATTGGCAACAATTTGCAATCCAGATTTTTAGCTTCATTTATTGTTACCCATCAACTAACTCAATTCAAaaagtggaaaaaaaaactgGAACAATTtgtcccagaccctgcgtaaagcgggagccttgtgcactgggtacgacctacgACGACTTCCATCTAATAAATATAGAAATGGTTCAAGAACACGGGCAATGCCCAATTCTCAAAACAAACAcagaaatagagagagagaaagagagagagagagagagagagagagaactgacCTTTATTGGTAGAAAATGTTGCAGAAGCCAGCCAACCCAGAAGAAAGTTAATTCAGGGGAAGATTATCGTCACCAGATGTTAATAGAGAAGTCACTGTCACACACTGTATATCATTAGCTAATGCAGTCAGAATATAGTCCCTCTAGCATAATTCGACGAAAAATTATCAACTTGACAGCTAGCACTTACATGTCTTAGCAGGTTGAGGCTGTGGCCTGGATGAGAAAATCCTTTGTTTCTCTTCCCATTCACTATCCGAAAGCTGTGCTGCTGGATTCGACGCAGATGTTGGTGTGTTCGAGGACCAAACGCTTGTCTTGTTAGTATCAACAAGGACAAGAATTCCAGGGATGGTGACCGTGAGTAGACCTGATGAATCAGTGGTGTGTCTCGGTTGGCTACCCATACGAACTTTTTTACTTGATTGCTAGAATGGgacttacaattacaattaaccGAGTGTTGACTGGCCAGCATGTCCAGGTTCGGTTAGACTTAACTCCATATCATGAGTAGCTGTCCAACCAAGTTCATAGGCTTCAAGGAAACCGATCTTTGCCTTGTCGGGGAGATCATGGGAATGAACAAATGGCACCTCGTTTGGCCACCCAATCTCCATTCTTATATTGGCACAGGGGCTATCAAGTGTCTGAATGTGATTCTCACACTTCTTCAGGTTGCAGAACCTCAGCTTGATTCCCTTCTTGTCTGCAATGTCTTGAACCCTTTCCTGGACTCTCTGGGCCTCGACCCACAATCTCTTGGAAGGTGGCAGAGGTTTGGTTCTTTCACTCTTTCTCCTCCTCAACAAAGGCTTCATAGATCCTGTACCAGCATTTCATCGATCCAAGGACCTGCTGTTAAAAGCTTCTCACATAAGAGATACACATAAACACGTGCAATCCAATATCAAGAGGACTCAAGAGACGGATATAATTTTTAGAAGATAAAACTAGATTGAGGATCCTTGTTACGACAGCAGAAATGCGAAAACTATTAAGTAGTTGATGATTACTATCAATAGAGTTGGACTTAATTTAGCTTATACATTGAACTTATTTTTGGTGTGTGCATGTGCTTCAGTCAGTAAGACCAATCCTAATTAAAGTAAgctgtcattaaaaaaattgcaTTCATGAAATCAATTTACAGTATGTAACAAGCAGGCAATTGGTAAAGAAGATTAAATGCAGCATACCATCTTGTGCTGCATGGAAATTGGAACTTTGGAAACTGTGTCTGTTAAAGAGTTGATTGGTGGGGTGAGATCTCTGCATAAAGTCATCAACCGCTACTGGAAGCTGGAACTGAGCTTCAACCCCATGACCAGCAGCTCTCATCTCTGAACAACTAAGATTGGTCATGGATTTAGGCATGAATTTAAAAGCCAAAGAACATCGCCCAAACAAGTTGCTCTGTGTATTAGCAGTCTCCATTCTCTGCAGTGCAGGGTTAACATATCCTGCAGTTGCCTGATAGAGTGTGAGTCCAGGGTAAACAATAGCTTCTTGAGGACCAAGATCTTCGTCCACAAGAACCCAACGACCCTGAAAGTCCTTTATGTGTAGACCAGCCTTGCCTGACTTGACAAGAGATATCAAGCTTTTGTCAACTTGATGCTCATGGTCAGAAAACATAACCAACTGGCCATCCTCTTGGGTCGTAAAACTATGGTGTTGTGTAACCTGAAATGATGGCCTTGCATGACAACAGACAGATAATACTGAAGAAGATATTTACCTGTTTCTTAAGGGAACATTATCAAGTACGTCAGTAAATGGTGAGCTCCTCAAGTTCAAATAGAAGCTGATAGCGTGCAATATATCTCGAGCTGCCATTGCAAGCAGTGAAAATATATCTGGTAAAGCTGCTGGAGGAAATTCCATTGTGTTGTCGGGCTCTAAAGGAGTGAATCCAGGTCTGTAATCATAGGTTTCTAGCCACAATTGAGGATCTGCATTATAATCGGAAGTCTTGCACCAGTCACGGGGATCATTGTTATTAACCATATCTGCAGCTGGGTATGATGCTTTCTGGTGGAAGTAGAGGCGAGCCGAATCTAAACCCGACCTCAAAAGAGCCCCATCACTCACTGGAAAACTGAATGATGGCAGCAGAATAGAGTGCTAGTGATTGTGACAAAGTCGAAACAGATAGTTTGTAAGAATCTGATGGAAGGCCTTCACCAGGTGCCAGATCAGTTAGCTTCACACGACCTAGAGATGGCAGGCCATTACTTGCCATGAAACCCTTTGGGTATACTTGCTACCTAATTTTGAAGAGAGGCACAGGTTAACACTGACATAACTCAAAATTAATAAACTGAAAACAGCATAATCATTCATCAATCAGaatctcctcttttttttcttatgaGAATTTAGGAACTCCTTGACCCCTAAGTTGAAGCCACAAAAACTGAACCATCTACGTACTGCAAAGAAAGAAAGTATATGAAGCATAAATATATACGTACAAATAcatgtgtgtacatatatgaacattttatattgaaaaaGTGCTCTCCTAAGGTCCTTAAAAAAGTCAAGCTGCTCAACTATTGATCGTATATGTACGCTAGAAATGCAAGATCTATGATACGTTGCATGCCGAGGGGACATTTGACCTATGTATAGATAAAGTTAGAAGCTAAGTTTTTCCAATTACTAGTatgagcaacaacaacaacaacaacaacaacaacaaagccttttcccactaagtggggtcggctatatgaatcctagaacgccattgcgctcggttttgtgtc
This genomic interval from Malus domestica chromosome 05, GDT2T_hap1 contains the following:
- the LOC103409095 gene encoding G-type lectin S-receptor-like serine/threonine-protein kinase At4g27290 isoform X1, producing MTDKHSNHITKNPSKASAKMCLLLFYSSLLLIVAAVFSTADDATSTFQSIRDGETVVSTGGTFELGFYKYPDASNRRYVAIWYKQISVTTIVWIANRDKPLADLSGVLKVTSPGILVLNHNMSTVWSSNTSRTAQNPVARLLDSGNLVVIDSSDDDSENFLWQSFDYPGDTFLPGMEIGRNTVTGFNCHLRSWKSPQDPSQGNYTYQLGPKGYQEIFVSNGSVIKFRTGPWNGVRFSGTPHLNPNPIYTYGFVSEPDKMYYSYKLHNSSIFSRVVLTSDGLVQRYTWIDRTKDWFLYLTAQIDNCDNYAFCGVYGACNIEKSPVCSCLKGFTPKFPKEWDLVDWSDGCVRKTSLNCTGDVFQKYSGLKLPSTEQSWFNRSMNLKECQMVCMKNCSCTAYTNLDIRDGGTGCLLWYGGLIDIRYYSENGQDIYIRMAAAELDYEDDAKINAKYSESNAKKMKIIISTTVLSTGLLLLGLALLFFVWKKQHQKVGKLGHNQKEDLELPLFDLMTIVSATGNFSIENKLGEGGFGSVFKGTMEDGQEIAVKRLSKSSRQGLDEFKNEVTHIAKLQHRNLVKLLGCCIQEDEMILIYEFMPNKSLDFFIFDQRRRMLLDWPKRFEIINGIARGLLYLHQDSRLRVIHRDLKASNILLGREFNPKISDFGLARSFGGNETKAETKKVVGTYGYMSPEYAIDGFYSIKSDVYSFGVLVLEIVSGSKNRGFSHPDHKLNLLGHAWMLHTEGRPLELLDTSVEDSITLFEVVRTIHVGLLCVQRNPEDRPSMSAAVLMLSGEGALPQPLKPGFYSERDLTELEASHSSKACSANEVTISVLEAR
- the LOC103409095 gene encoding G-type lectin S-receptor-like serine/threonine-protein kinase At4g27290 isoform X2 — protein: MTDKHSNHITKNPSKASAKMCLLLFYSSLLLIVAAVFSTADDATSTFQSIRDGETVVSTGGTFELGFYKYPDASNRRYVAIWYKQISVTTIVWIANRDKPLADLSGVLKVTSPGILVLNHNMSTVWSSNTSRTAQNPVARLLDSGMEIGRNTVTGFNCHLRSWKSPQDPSQGNYTYQLGPKGYQEIFVSNGSVIKFRTGPWNGVRFSGTPHLNPNPIYTYGFVSEPDKMYYSYKLHNSSIFSRVVLTSDGLVQRYTWIDRTKDWFLYLTAQIDNCDNYAFCGVYGACNIEKSPVCSCLKGFTPKFPKEWDLVDWSDGCVRKTSLNCTGDVFQKYSGLKLPSTEQSWFNRSMNLKECQMVCMKNCSCTAYTNLDIRDGGTGCLLWYGGLIDIRYYSENGQDIYIRMAAAELDYEDDAKINAKYSESNAKKMKIIISTTVLSTGLLLLGLALLFFVWKKQHQKVGKLGHNQKEDLELPLFDLMTIVSATGNFSIENKLGEGGFGSVFKGTMEDGQEIAVKRLSKSSRQGLDEFKNEVTHIAKLQHRNLVKLLGCCIQEDEMILIYEFMPNKSLDFFIFDQRRRMLLDWPKRFEIINGIARGLLYLHQDSRLRVIHRDLKASNILLGREFNPKISDFGLARSFGGNETKAETKKVVGTYGYMSPEYAIDGFYSIKSDVYSFGVLVLEIVSGSKNRGFSHPDHKLNLLGHAWMLHTEGRPLELLDTSVEDSITLFEVVRTIHVGLLCVQRNPEDRPSMSAAVLMLSGEGALPQPLKPGFYSERDLTELEASHSSKACSANEVTISVLEAR